Genomic segment of Kibdelosporangium phytohabitans:
ACTGGTGGCCGGGACCGGACCGGCGCCTGCCGGTCGCGGGCGGCGGCTGGCGCCGCTCGGCCGGGGGCGGTGGCTCCTCGGCCGGGATCCTGGGCAGGCTGCCGCTGTCGGACATGACCCGGTCGATGATGGCCTGGGGAGCGGTCTCCTCGGCGTCATCGGCACGGCGGCGGCGCCGTCTCGGAGGCGCGGCCTCTTCGGAGCTGCCGCCGTACTTGGCGAGCAGCTCTGCCACCGTGCGCTGGTTGCGCTCCGGCCCTTCCTCTCCTCGTGTCATCTCTTCCACCGTGCCCAATGCGGGCGCAACAGTCCAGTGCTCCGCGTTGTCATTTCGGCTCCTGGTCCAACCGCCGCAGGATGACACCTTCGCGCAAAGCCCACGGGCAGATCTCCAGTTCCGGCTGTCCTAACGCGCGCATCGTGGCCTGTGCCACAAGCGCACCCGCGACCAGCTGGTGCGCCCGGCTCGCGCTCACCCCCTCCAGCTCGGCCAGGTCGTGCGCGGACATCCTGGAGATGAACGCGAGCAACTGGCGCAAGCCGGACTCGGTGAGCACCCGGCGCACGCGTGGTCCCGATGAGGATGGCGCGGCACCGGTCAGTCTCGCCAGTGACCGGAAGGTCTTCGACGTCGCGACCACCCGATCGGGTTCGCCGTACTTGAGCATCTTCTTGGCCACCGGCGCAAGCTGATCTTCCAGCCAGCCCGCGGTCTCGGCGATCTCCTCGCGGCCGGGCGGGTCGCTGCGGAACCGGGTCCTGGTCAGCCTGCCCGCGCCGAGCGGCACGGAGATCGCGCGGTCGGGATTCTCGTCACGGCCGACCGCGAGCTCCAGCGAACCGCCGCCGATGTCCAGCACCAGCAGCCGCCCCGCCGACCAGCCGTACCACCGGCGGGCGGCCAGGAATGTGAGCCTCGCCTCGTCGTCGCCGGACAGCACCTGCAGGTGCACCCCGGTCTCGCTGCGTACACGCTCGAGTACGGCAATGGCGTTGTCGGCCTCGCGCACGGCGGATGTGGCGAACGCCATCAGCTCCTCGCAGCCGAGCTCGGCCGCCGATCGCTTGGCCGTCGCCACCGTGCGGACCAGCTCGTCCGCGCCGTGTTTCGACAGGTCGCCCGCCTTGGTGATGCGCTCTGCCAGCCGCAGCACCGTCTTCTCGGAACGCGCGGGCATCGGGTGGGCACCCCGGTGCGCGTCCACCACGAGGAGGTGGACGGTGTTGGAACCGACATCCAGTACGCCAAGGCGCATAAACCGAAACGTTACCTGGCGGTTGGAACGGCCCGCCTGGCACATGCTCGTCAGGACTCGAACTTGTACCCGAGCCCTCGAACTGTGACCAGGTGCCGTGGGGACGACGGGTCCGGTTCGATCTTCGAGCGCAGCCGCTTGACGTGCACGTCCAGCGTCTTGGTGTCGCCGACGTAGTCGGCTCCCCACACCCGG
This window contains:
- a CDS encoding Ppx/GppA phosphatase family protein — protein: MRLGVLDVGSNTVHLLVVDAHRGAHPMPARSEKTVLRLAERITKAGDLSKHGADELVRTVATAKRSAAELGCEELMAFATSAVREADNAIAVLERVRSETGVHLQVLSGDDEARLTFLAARRWYGWSAGRLLVLDIGGGSLELAVGRDENPDRAISVPLGAGRLTRTRFRSDPPGREEIAETAGWLEDQLAPVAKKMLKYGEPDRVVATSKTFRSLARLTGAAPSSSGPRVRRVLTESGLRQLLAFISRMSAHDLAELEGVSASRAHQLVAGALVAQATMRALGQPELEICPWALREGVILRRLDQEPK